The Mycolicibacterium lutetiense genome window below encodes:
- a CDS encoding glycosyltransferase 87 family protein: MSKRQSPGGAGWAPTIGWRLFQLLTAAGLILVGWRLLGHVPYRIDIDVYRMGGRAWLDNQPLYADGAIFHTQGGLDLPFTYPPLAAIMFAPFAWLSLPAASVAITATTLVLLIVSTVIVLTRLDVWPDTTITAEPAWLRRCWLAVALVAPAVIWLEPIRSNFEFGQINVVLMTLVIADCVPRRTPWPRGVLLGLAIALKLTPAVFLLYFLLRRDIHTLLRTAVATVAATLAGFVLAWTDSIEYWTETVRNTDRIGTATLNTNQNIAGTLARLGLSEGPRFALWVVACFAVLALTVWAARRVLRSGADEAPLVTLICVAMFGLVVSPVSWSHHWVWSLPTLLVTGVLAYRMRNVRLPAVALALVTLIGLALMVWTPIALLTPHQETAASLMRQLAGDAYLWWALAVIAVLAFVSASRSGQTTAAPAAPLVQLSGGEAA; this comes from the coding sequence ATGAGTAAGCGGCAGTCGCCCGGTGGGGCTGGTTGGGCACCGACGATCGGGTGGCGGCTTTTTCAGTTGCTCACAGCGGCTGGGTTGATCCTGGTCGGCTGGCGGCTTCTGGGGCACGTCCCCTATCGCATCGACATCGACGTATATCGGATGGGCGGGCGGGCGTGGCTGGACAACCAGCCGCTATACGCCGACGGCGCCATCTTCCACACCCAGGGCGGCCTGGACCTGCCGTTCACCTATCCCCCGCTCGCGGCGATCATGTTCGCCCCGTTCGCCTGGCTCTCGTTGCCCGCGGCCAGTGTGGCGATCACCGCCACCACCTTGGTACTTCTGATCGTCTCGACCGTCATCGTGCTGACCCGGCTGGACGTCTGGCCGGACACCACGATCACCGCCGAGCCGGCCTGGCTGCGGCGCTGCTGGCTGGCGGTCGCGCTCGTGGCACCCGCGGTCATCTGGCTTGAGCCCATCCGGTCGAACTTCGAGTTCGGGCAGATCAACGTGGTGCTGATGACGCTGGTGATCGCCGACTGCGTGCCGCGCCGCACGCCGTGGCCGCGCGGCGTCCTGTTGGGCCTGGCGATCGCGCTCAAGCTCACGCCCGCGGTGTTCCTGCTCTATTTCCTGCTGCGCCGCGACATCCACACCCTGCTGCGCACCGCCGTGGCCACCGTGGCCGCGACACTCGCCGGGTTCGTCCTGGCCTGGACCGACTCGATCGAGTACTGGACCGAGACGGTGCGCAACACCGACCGGATCGGCACGGCGACCCTCAACACCAACCAGAACATCGCGGGCACCCTGGCCCGGCTCGGTCTGTCCGAGGGGCCGCGGTTCGCGTTGTGGGTCGTTGCCTGCTTCGCGGTGCTGGCCCTGACGGTCTGGGCGGCCCGGCGGGTCCTGCGCTCCGGCGCCGACGAGGCGCCGTTGGTCACCCTGATCTGTGTGGCGATGTTCGGCCTGGTGGTGTCGCCGGTGTCGTGGTCGCATCACTGGGTCTGGTCACTACCCACCCTGTTGGTGACCGGCGTGCTCGCCTACCGGATGCGCAACGTCCGCCTGCCCGCGGTGGCGCTGGCCCTGGTGACCCTGATCGGACTCGCCCTGATGGTGTGGACGCCCATCGCGTTGCTGACCCCGCACCAGGAAACCGCCGCATCGTTGATGCGGCAGCTGGCCGGTGACGCCTACCTGTGGTGGGCGCTCGCGGTCATCGCCGTCCTCGCGTTCGTGTCCGCATCCAGGTCGGGGCAGACCACCGCGGCGCCCGCCGCCCCGCTGGTTCAACTCAGCGGGGGCGAAGCGGCCTAA
- a CDS encoding lysophospholipid acyltransferase family protein, with amino-acid sequence MWYWLFKYILLGPMLAVLGRPKITGLEHVPADGPAILASNHLAVMDSFYLPLVVNRRITFLAKQEYFTGTGIKGRILAWFYTVAGQVPIDRTDADSAQAALATGARILGEGKLLGMYPEGTRSPDGRLYKGKTGLARLALETGVPVIPVAMVGTDVVNPPGTKGLRFGRVEVRFGKPMDFSRFDGLAGNRFIERAVIDEVMYELMDLSDQEYVDIYAATLKENPQQVNGQPVDTTKPAARLPHAAAG; translated from the coding sequence ATGTGGTATTGGCTGTTCAAGTACATCCTGTTGGGCCCTATGCTGGCTGTTCTCGGCCGGCCGAAAATCACTGGGCTGGAACATGTTCCAGCCGACGGCCCGGCCATCCTGGCCAGTAACCATCTGGCGGTGATGGACAGCTTCTACCTGCCGTTGGTGGTCAACCGTCGCATCACTTTCTTGGCCAAGCAGGAGTACTTCACCGGTACCGGGATCAAGGGCAGGATTCTGGCCTGGTTCTACACCGTGGCCGGACAGGTCCCGATCGACCGCACCGATGCGGATTCGGCGCAGGCAGCCTTGGCCACCGGCGCCCGCATCCTCGGCGAGGGCAAGCTGCTCGGCATGTATCCCGAGGGCACCCGCTCACCCGACGGCCGCCTCTACAAGGGCAAGACCGGGCTGGCCAGGCTGGCGCTGGAGACCGGCGTGCCGGTGATCCCGGTGGCCATGGTCGGCACCGATGTGGTCAACCCGCCGGGGACCAAGGGGCTGCGGTTCGGCCGGGTCGAGGTCAGATTCGGTAAGCCCATGGACTTCAGCCGATTCGACGGTCTTGCGGGTAACCGCTTCATCGAGCGGGCCGTGATCGACGAGGTCATGTACGAGCTGATGGACCTGTCCGATCAGGAGTACGTCGACATCTACGCGGCGACCCTCAAGGAGAACCCCCAGCAGGTCAACGGTCAGCCGGTCGACACGACCAAGCCCGCGGCCCGTCTGCCGCACGCCGCGGCGGGTTAG